AGAGGTGTAAAACACAGAAAGGAAGACAAGAGAAAACGCCTTCTGTCACGTCACGCAGAATTCAGCATGTTTTACATTCACCTCCGCGCTTTAGCTTGACACTACTTGCACGAGTCTGACTCCAGTCACAGAAACCCACTGACAGGCTAATTAAAAACCTGGCAAAACAAAACGTCTGCACGCTCCAATTAAACTTTTGCAGAAgcataaaaattaattgccttAACGCATGCAGCACCAGATTTCCCACCAAAATCACTTTCAAAGAGGGAATCCAGACACAGGCCTGAAATACAGGCAGGACGTGACTGCGTTTTGCTTCCTGGAATGTCCAAAAACAGACGGATTAGCCAGACACGGGAGACGCGGATCAGCAGATAAAACACCATCATTCAAAAGACACCGCATCTAGAAAGCCATGCTTTCTGTGTCTGCTTCAGATTAACAGACTAAAGCCCTCAAAGCCTCGTAAATGTAGCATTAATAACAATTCTTAATGAAGCAGATGAAAGCGTATCGCTGGGTCACGTGAGAGGCCTAGCAGTGATCTACAATCCACAGACTGGACGGAGGTGTCCACTGTTATCTGACCAGGACCTTCTGAGGTGGCAACTTCTAATGCTGCATCAGCGCCCTGACTGTCCCTTACCTGTCCCAGACCAAGTCTGAGCACGGCGGACCTGgtaaaagagggagagaagactAGAGTGGGCCGGGAAGgaaaaagaggagaagaaatgAGATGATAACGGTTGATATATACATGGAGTAGGAGGCGAACGGTGAGACGGGTGGTGAGAGATGATGCGGAGAAGGAGACATGGAGACACTACCTGAGATCTGAAGGCCCGGAGCTCGGCCTGCAGCTCGGTGATGGCCTGGTCCTTCTTCAGCAGCTGGGCTAGGGCGTCCTGTCTGCCCAGGATCTCTTCATCAAACTGGAGGTCAAAAGGAGCATCACACTGGTTCATTAAACAAGGCcatgggccacacacacacacacacacacacacacgtccggaTCATTTCAGGCGGCACACGCAGTGTGTAAAAGAACACAGGGAAGCCAGAAGGAGGCACAGCTGTGTTATCAGCGTGTCTGGAACAACACTTGGTAAACGCTGAAGTGATGGTGGAGGGATGAAATGCACCAAGAGAAGAATAAAAAATCCACCAAGCACTTCAGCATGTTGGTAAAAACTCCAAGTCCATGTTTTTCCACTTCAACTTCGACTAGTGTGAGGCGTAACGGCGTTGTTTGTTTGGTCTCTGGAGCCTTGGAAGAGGTGGGAGTGAGAGGTGCGGCGGGGGGTTGAGGCCTGTGTGCGGTAGCTCAACTCTCCACCACTATGCTGCTTTCTGACTGCAATTAACAAAGGTGTGCTCGGAATAATCAATAGCAGTCGCCTTTTTAATCTCAGCGTACTGTTAATTACAAATGGCTGTTTGAACGATTTCTAGTACTCTGCCTTTAATTAAGGAAAGTTAAAAGGTGCTTTATTGAATGTTCGTTCAAAGACCACATTCTTCAATACAGGTGCTGGGATGAGGTCAGCAGAGCAGTAAACTAcagatagaggaggagagggagagagggagagagagaaagagagagagagagagagaacagacacaGGGGTGGTGATGAGACACAGAAGAGtgagggacagaggagagacgTTTACCTTCTGAGATAACTCCAAGGCCTTTTGTTCATACTCGTCTGCCCGTGCCTTAtcaacacacacctctgaaaacacacacccatcccaacacacacacaagaagcaTGAGCAgtcctctttcacacacactcatgagtGCAATTCACACTTACAAtcccccactacacacactttaaatgtctctctctccctcacacacaaacctagaAGGTGGCTGAAGTCCACATCCAGACGCTTGCGGTAAGAGAAGTCTGGGTCTGTGCCAGTGCGGTGTAGTACGATCTGAGACACGCACTCGTCTATGATCTTGAAGTACTGGGGGCtaaaggagagagaggcaaAGTTTGCATTTACCATGACTGCTATCAGGAATATGGCCTTCAACACAGAGAAGAAAGAAAATACATTAGCCCAGCAAAATCTACTGGACTTATGAAATATCCAATAAAGTGTTCCCGTTTGTGCTGAAGGCTCCCTCTACACTTAAACCAGGCAGGTGGAAAGAGACAGACAATAAACGTCGGGCATTTATAAGGGCAGCCGGAGACATGAAGGCTCTCAATGCATCAGGTGTGTCTCAGGTGTGGCAGGATCGGCATGCAGCAGGTCCCGCCCCTTGCTCCGCCCCTTGCCATAGTCAACACACAATTAGCCTGCCTTTATAAGGCCCAGTCAGGCTGCGTGAAGGCAGAACCCGCTACTTACCTTGGTggtcatgggggggggggggcgacgaCTGATGGCGAAGGTTGAGGAGACCTTGATTCGGGATAAGAATTTAACAAGACACGCCATAGCTTAGGGGCAGCGGACACAATTTATGGCACTCACACGAAATCAATAAAGAGCACGATCCACTTAATCTCAAGAGCAAGGCCTGTGGCTGAGAGGAGAGCCTTCATCTACCTACTCATCACTGACACCTGCTGGCAGGGGAGCAACAGGGGGGATTTAAACAGCACCGGTACCAGCAGGCCAGAGCCATTCAGTCGGCCCGTGTGGAATACACTACCGCAACAGGAGAGTAACCTCAACCTCAACAGCACCGTCAAAACAGTGCGCAGAAGACCAAGTTCATGAGttactaaataaatattaaagaaGCCAGCTAGCAGGATGGCTAATTTAACTCAAGTAAAGAGTTTATTTTCCTCTGGTAGAGGAAATGAATATACTGTCGACCTGAACTCTGGGAGCGGAGGCGGGATGCGTTAGGCAGGCTACAGAGGAAAGATGAAGAGCAGCGTCAGTGGGTAACCAGCTCCAGCGTGAGAGAACGATCCAGCCCCAGAGCCAGGAGGGGTCCTGGAGTCACTCAGAGCCCCCGCTCGGTTAGACCGGCCCCATTAGCAGGGAGCTGAGGGGAGCATCCCCTTACAAACACCATTATAAACCAGGGAGTTTAAACAGAGTGGTTCAGGAGCAGAAAGACCCAATTACTGGTTACATTAGTTAATGGAAGGTCTAAGAGAGTGATTGCCTGCCAGTGCATGTTAAATATTAATCAAATACACTGTGGACACAGTGGAATGTAGTCTGGATATAAAGCAAAGAAGAACTGTTCAGAGGAACCTGGTGAGCagtagtgtgtggagtgtgaacAGGCTGCGGTGGCGAACGGTCATCCCTCCTGGAGACCTTAGGGTGGCGTGGAGAACCACAGGAAGAGGAAACTAATCACACTTAGAGGCTCTGAATGCTCGGACTCCCCCAAGAGAGCCTTCTGATCAAGACAAGGTGTTATTTACACACGTGCACAAATGTGCGCGCACATGCAAGCACACATAATCTGCTCCTGGCAAACACACGAACACCTTCTGTGACCAAAAACTATAAAAtgaaaaaagcaaaaataactaaataatGTGAAAAGAGGAGGGacaaagagagtgtgtgtgtgtgtgtgtgtgtgtgtgtgtgagagagagagagagagagaagacaaagAGGAAAGAGGAAAACGGAGCTGAGGTGAGTGTTTGTGAGATGAGAGGAAGATGAAAGCTGGCTCATTCTCTTTGTTGGACAATGTCACCTGGAGATTCAGAGACCAGCCCAGCAACAGAGCAGAGCTCAGAAAACAACACAGTCTCCCAACCACAGGGCAAGGGGTTAgggattaggggttaggggttaggggttaggggttacggattaggggttagggtaaTTTAAAGTGATAAGGGCGAAGGTGAAGCTATTAGGCACAATCAGAACCGATAAATAGAATCTGATGAAATAACTACAGATATACAGGAAAGTGGACGAGAGTGAATTTAGTTTGCACAGGAACCCCACGCATGTGTGAAGattttcactcacacacacacagattagctTCTGGAGTGAGAGATGGTGACAAACACCAATGCAGAAAGAGCAGGTCGCAAGCGGCAGCCTGCAACAAGCACCacgacggtgtgtgtgtggagttacAGAGACGCTGGGTAAACCGGTGGAGATGACTCTTTACTCTGCATGGCAGCTGAAGGCCTGAAAGAGCAGGTTTAAGACACACTGTTTGATGCCCCTTCTGCAGATGGCTCTTGCTATCTTTAGTGCGTTTAGCACACAGCTCCTGTCAGGACAGAAACTCTCCAGCACGACACATCGCAGGGCCTGACAAGACCAAAAAGCCATTAGGGCATGCAAAACACAGAAGGCCTTTGTAGAGAGCGTATTATCAAACCAGCCACGTAGCTGACAATTACACGGGGTTTATACGGTTTATACGGCtcacagctgattgtgtttaaaaAGTTCTGACTAAAAAAGAACAACTGTGGCAAGGAAAGGTAGTTTTTGCCTTTGAAcatggttctctctctctctctctctctccctccctccctccctcctgtctaTCCACACTATAGATTTCTGAAAAGAAACACCTTTCATGAAGGAGGCTGTACATTAGCCCtgtggggaggtgaggggagagacCTGTGGGGGGAGAGACCCgtggggaggtgatgggagagACCcgtggggaggtgaggggagagacctgtggggaggtgatgggagagACCcgtggggaggtgaggggagagacctgtggggaggtgatgggagagACCcgtggggaggtgaggggagagacccgtggggaggtgaggggagagacCTGTGGTAGCCTTGATCCACGTGAGCCTCGGTCCACATTTCAAGGGGACAGTGTTGATTTTAGGTTGTAAATATTTCAGCATTCATTAGGAGAGTTACTCACCGATTAATATTTTGGTTGGACAAGCAAAAGTAGGCATTTGGAAGTCTTCCAGACTGAAGTCAGAGGGCTGAGACATTAGCGCTGTGAGGTTGTTTAGAGGTTCAGAAATGACAAACACGTTTTGTGTAATGAATGTCGATAGAAAGGCTGGGTTGTGGGAATGGATGGCGACACTTTCCTAGTGATTTGATTCGcttgttttaaatattttacttttttgAGAACATGTCTCTTGGTATTTTCTCTTCCTAGAGTAAATCTAATGAACATAGAAAAGCCAAAGTCTCTCCTGCCGTCTCTCACTCCatttctcttactctctcctccactctccttctctccttctacccctctcttgctctgtctctctcctctcctctcttgctctctctcctccttctctctctctctccccctccttctccctctctccctctgagaGACCCTCCATCACGTTTAATGTTCTTCCTTTTCGGCGAGCCCTTTTTTTAAGACTCACCGCACAAAGTAGTCATTTCGGATGAGCATGAGGTGCTGCAAGATGGAGAGGAAGTGCTCCTCAGCGTCTGTGTCCTTCACCATACTGTACACCACATTAAACACGTCTCCCGCCTCGGTACACGGGGGGTTAAGGAACATAGCTCacgcgggcacacacacacacacacacacacacacacaccgctccaaaTACAGTGGGATTGGGTGGATGATGAACGGCAATACTGATTGAAGAAAAAGGTATACTTACACActtacccaccacacacacacacacacacacacacataaacccacaaaacacacagatGAAGTTCTTCTGATCAGAGCTGACACTACCGGAGACCTTTAATACATTGCTCTGACAAAAAGGCCTGCACGAGAATGATTTATGGGTGGAATTAAATCTAAGAAAATAAAATCAATGTGTCTACTGGAAACACATTACCCACGCTGGCCTGGTCAGTGTATGACCAGCACATTATTGCTGGAGATTAAAAAGTCCCCTGAGGgtcaaaaagacagagagagaaagaaaacggGAGAGGCCATTTTAGTAATGTGGtttacacctgtgtgtgtgtgtgtgtgtgtgtgtgtgtgtgtgtgtgtgcacgtgtacaGCTGTCAAAAGGATATTCAAATTCACTTCTGATGTCCTCCAAGCGATGGGAGAACTCAATCATGTCCTCCTCCTTATGTTCCTCAAAGACCTTCAGCTGGATGTCCAGAGCCTCATTCCTGACAGCTCCCAGAGTctgtgtggacacacacacatgcacgcacgtgcacacacacacacacacacacacacgcacacacgcacacaataaACAGCAACAAAGAGATTAGGACGGaagataaaaagtaaaaaagtcaGAAAGAAAACAGGAGTGAGAGGAAGAAACTGAGGGAAGGAGAAAGAACAaaggacagatggagagagggggagagagtggacagagggagagagggaggaaaagacaggaaaaaaaaactggcaGAAGGCAAATTTCATTTTCTCCTTATTACTTTTCGTCTGTAGACTTTCCCCATCACTCTATTATCCTGTCCTGTAGCAGAGAAGAGAGGCAGCCCTCCGtttgaataataaataagacAGGAGCACAGCATTAATCtccctcacagacacacactccatttCATTTAATACACCCAGTGTCTGTTTTGTATGGGTAGTTCAGTCCGGTTTGTTCTCTGATGCTGAAAGAACATAACcggcagagaagagagaggaagagtgaaaaGGCAAAGATAAaggaacagagacagagagggagagggagagagacagagacagaaagcgaGTGAgataggagagagggagagacagagagaggggagcgggagagagacaggggagggaGCCCAATCCATTCCACTGCTGTAGCTATTGATTCAGCCAGATGACCTCTGCTCAGAACCTCATAAATTATTCGCAGAACTATTTTACAATATTTCACTCAAGTGGACAATTCATTTCAATATTAATACACAGGCAGTTGACAGGCCGCTTACCGGCAGCATCTCACGCAGGCCGCAGCGGATGAACTCATTTCGCACGTGCAGCCTGAAGTCCAACTCATCAGGAGACGTAACGAGGGCGTTGATGAGCTGCATACAAGCCACCtagggagaggagagaacatTCACtttcaccgtgtgtgtgtgtgtgtgtgtgtgtgtgtgtgtgtgtgtgtgtgtgtgtgtgtgtgtgtgtgcgtgtgcgtgttcaTTACAAATCTCAATAAGCCCTGAACAGGCCCTGGGCAGACTGAAGGCAGGAAGGCCAACACTGCCTCAGTCAGATGTTTCACATCACCAACGCGGGTATTTGATGTTGGTGGCAACTTTTTCACAGTTCTTCTCAAGTCTTGAATACTGTAAGCAGCCCTCAGCGTCCCGGCAACGTTTTATTAGTGTCCCTCCCACAGAGATAAGTGAGATCCACGTCACACGTCCACTCAGGTAGCAAACGTGACGTTTTATTAGTGTCCCTCCCACAGAGATAAGTGAGATCCACGTCACACGTCCACTCAGGTAGCAAACGTGACGTTTTATTAGTGCCCCTCCCACAGAGATAGGTGAGATCCACGTCACACGTCCACTCAGGTAGCAAACGTGACGTTTTATTAGTGCCCCTCCCACAAAGATAAGTGAGATCCACGTCACATGTCTACTCAGGTAGCAAACGTGACGTTTTATTAGTGTCCCTCCCACAGAGATAAGTGAGATCCACGTCACACGTCAACTCAGGTAGCAAACGTGACGTTTTATTAGTGCCCCTCCCACAGAGATAAGTGAGATCCACGTCACACGTCCACTCAGGTAGCAAACGTGACGTTTTATTAGTGCCCCTCCCACAGAGATAAGTGAGATCCACGTCACACGTCCACTCAGGTAGCAAACGTGACGTTTCATTGGCCAGGAGGGAACTCATCTGCTTTTAGTTTGTGATTAGTTCATTTCTGACTGtgtgctgacacacacaaatatctgCTGATGAATCGTGTAACCGAGACTCTGGCAAGACAGCAAAACCAGCAACATTTCCAGAGGCAAAAAAGTCTTAACCTCTTTATGCAGTTCCAATTTTAAGCTCATTTTCAAACGATTTGTACTTCCACACTATAACACTAGTTATCTTACGATGCTTTCATTTTTGCTCCAATTTTTGGATTTTAATATTCCGCCCAGCAGGCCAGGAAATACGCTAACCTACAGCTGGAGGCCCATCATATGTTGTAGCACTCCTGCCCCCCCCAGCACAATACCACACTACACAGGAGGGGCAACCTGCTGCAcacctccatacacacacacacgcacacgcgcgcacacacacacacacacatacatacacacacacacacaccctgctactacacacctcccactcccacagccacaccctcaccctcacccttccattgacaggcacacacacttacccacaccctcacccacttaTCCACACCTTCACCCTTCCACCGACAGCCACACCCACTTacccacaccttcacacacacacacacacacacacacacacacacacacacaccctcccaactACATATCCACACCCTCCCACCCACATAGGCACACAGCCTCAAACCCagaccccctcacccccacacagtAAACCTTAATGGCTGTGTGTTGTGGGGAGGTGAAAACTGGTTTTTAGGATGTAGTTTGGCTGCAGTATTGCACAGTATTGCATGATTCATTAGAACCCAGGAGAAACTCAGCTTGAAGGACAATCATCATCCCTGCATCAGCAGGACAGAGAACAGAGGAATTCCCACGGCCCATTATGAATACTAAAGCTCCCACTAACACTGCCTTTGAACTTCCATTTTTGATACAGAAATTAAAGGTTACAACAATGTTTTATTTTCAGAATGGGTTTTATGCATTACAAACGTGTTAAGACATGGTAGCAGAAAGTTGATggatgaacaaaaatactgttGTATTGGGAATGAAACTAATAGCCATCTTTCGAGTTATGTATTCAAGCAGAGTTTGTGTTTGTCGTACAACCCTGGGCTTGTAGCGGCCACAGGCTGGATCCCACGGGAGTGTCTGCTACTACAGGTTAGCCAAACAGAACTGAACAGTTCCGTTAGCACACAGCTCCCTGTTAGCACACAGCTCCCTGTTAGCACACAGCTCTTGGGCAGAAGAACTCTTATTTGCACCTCCATCAATCTACAAGGCACATTCTCCCCCTCCTGAGGAAAAATTTCTTCGATTACTTTTCAGTGACCATCATATATTCTTCAGTCGTTcagttgcgtgtgtgtgtgtgtgtgtgtgtgtgtgtgtgtgtgtgtgtgtgtgtgcgtgtgcgcgtgtataCACTCACcgtccactttattaggtacaccttgctagtactgggttggagctcctttgccttcagaactgccttaattattcgtggcatagattcaacaaggtactgataaacttcctcagagagtctggtccatattgacatgataacatcactcagttgctgcagatttgtcagctgcacttTCATGACACAAATCTCCccttccaccacatcccaaaggtgctctattagattgagatctggtgactgtggaggccattcaagtacagtgaactcattgtcgtgttcacgaaaccagtctgagatgattcacacttTGACATGACATGacgtgttatcctgctggaagtagccatcagaagatgggtacactgtggtcataaaggaatggacatggtcagcaacaatactcaggtaggctgtggcattgacacaatgctcaattggtactaatgggcccaaagtgtgccaggaaaatatctcccacaccattgcaccaccaccaccagcctgaaccacaGGATCCATGCTTtaatgttgttgatgccaaattctgaccctaccatccaaatgtcatggcagaaatcgagactcatcagaccaggcaacgtttttccaatcttctattgtgcAAACTGtaacctcagtttcctgttcttagctgacaggattgactcccggtgtggtcttctgctgctgtagcccatccgcctcaaggttcaatATGGTgcgcgttcagagatgctcttctgcatgccttggttgttactgttgccgttctatcagctcaaaccagtctggccattctcctctgacctctggcatcaacaaggcatttgcacctacagaactgctgctcattggatattttcctttttcggaccattctctgtaaaccctaggagatagttgtgcgtgaaaatcccagtagatcagcagtttctgaaatactcagaccagatcgtctggcaccaacaaccatgacacgttcaaagttccttaaatcacctttattccccattctgatgctcagtttgaactgcagcagatcatattggtcatgtctacatgcctaaatgcattgagttgctgccacgtgattggctgattcgacatttgcaatGATGATCAGTTGGActggtgtacctaataaagt
The Brachyhypopomus gauderio isolate BG-103 unplaced genomic scaffold, BGAUD_0.2 sc539, whole genome shotgun sequence DNA segment above includes these coding regions:
- the LOC143506833 gene encoding protein diaphanous homolog 3-like, whose protein sequence is MNNKYGLERILGEERSLVLLAQAMDPCQPAMMTDVVKLLSAICIVGEDNILEKVLDAITGAGERRGTRRFSPIVQGLSDRSIQLQVACMQLINALVTSPDELDFRLHVRNEFIRCGLREMLPTLGAVRNEALDIQLKVFEEHKEEDMIEFSHRLEDIRSEFDEAGDVFNVVYSMVKDTDAEEHFLSILQHLMLIRNDYFVRPQYFKIIDECVSQIVLHRTGTDPDFSYRKRLDVDFSHLLEVCVDKARADEYEQKALELSQKFDEEILGRQDALAQLLKKDQAITELQAELRAFRSQ